Proteins encoded in a region of the Populus alba chromosome 13, ASM523922v2, whole genome shotgun sequence genome:
- the LOC118036510 gene encoding uncharacterized protein, whose product MTYNAHPFQLLEINVISGQDLAPVSKSMRTYAIVWVHPGRKLSTKVDQNGHTNPQWNEKFVFRVDDIFINAENSSIMIEVYAAAWLRDVQIGSVNVLISNLFPSHNNNNKMRFVALQVRRPSGRPQGILNLGVQLLDTTMRSMPLYTELSVSAVGFDDLIDAKTIGQSLEEKSAKLRRTQSYQTDQTISDKSGIKESGVRSLGGSLINSSVVKRDNGNGNGNGIGNGNGNGNGNGSLINGSLCSDVGPSASVVAAAIAKGLIKTPANAVQHDKDGSRSSVVEDWTENDSIEGLRTKLERWRTELPPIHDSDLRKMQSESRRKKHRRRTEGGGLFTCFGFGCEISITWGGRNNKKKNGNGKVCHLSSVDSQSYL is encoded by the coding sequence ATGACTTATAATGCGCATCCTTTTCAGCTTTTAGAAATCAATGTTATATCAGGCCAAGATCTGGCTCCTGTATCCAAATCTATGCGTACCTATGCAATAGTTTGGGTGCATCCAGGAAGGAAACTGTCTACCAAGGTTGACCAAAATGGCCACACCAATCCTCAATGGAATGAAAAGTTTGTGTTCCGCGTTGATGACATATTCATAAATGCTGAAAACTCTTCTATCATGATTGAAGTCTACGCCGCAGCATGGCTACGCGATGTTCAGATTGGATCTGTAAATGTTCTGATAAGCAACTTGTTTCCTTcccataacaacaacaacaaaatgcGCTTCGTAGCGCTTCAGGTTCGTCGCCCATCAGGACGGCCTCAAGGTATCCTGAACTTGGGGGTGCAGCTGCTGGACACAACGATGCGCAGCATGCCTTTATACACTGAACTTAGTGTGTCTGCAGTAGGCTTCGATGACCTCATTGATGCGAAAACCATCGGTCAAAGCCTTGAAGAAAAGAGTGCAAAGTTGCGTCGCACGCAGAGTTACCAAACTGACCAGACCATCTCTGATAAATCTGGCATAAAAGAGAGTGGTGTCAGGTCACTTGGTGGCTCGTTGATTAATTCTTCGGTGGTAAAACGAGATAATGGCAATGGCAATGGCAATGGCattggaaatggaaatggaaatggcAATGGCAATGGTAGCTTGATCAATGGATCACTTTGCTCTGATGTGGGGCCTTCCGCGTCTGTTGTAGCAGCAGCAATTGCTAAAGGATTGATTAAAACACCAGCAAATGCTGTTCAACACGATAAAGATGGCTCAAGGAGCTCAGTTGTTGAGGATTGGACCGAAAATGATAGTATCGAAGGCCTAAGAACAAAACTCGAGAGATGGAGAACCGAACTTCCTCCAATTCATGATAGTGATCTTCGGAAGATGCAATCGGAAAGTAGACGTAAGAAGCATAGACGGAGGACAGAAGGTGGAGGGTTGTTTACATGTTTCGGTTTCGGATGTGAAATTTCCATTACTTGGGGTGGGCGtaataacaagaagaagaatggcAATGGCAAAGTCTGCCATCTTAGCTCCGTGGACAGTCAATCATATTTATGA
- the LOC118036474 gene encoding uncharacterized protein — MANADSKSRPLNEESRTITEYRECWRNHAMLTGGSAVDGCGEFTPKGDQGTKEAFICEACGCHRNFHRKQLIKNGMIILDTHLSPPPCRLYSASMWVEKNASGFHPLSSLPLTSPPPPCYLRDSVSDQESLVSVPPPPPYLRKSEKKMKARKGPKRGTLMHNRK, encoded by the coding sequence ATGGCTAATGCTGATTCAAAATCTAGGCCACTCAACGAAGAATCAAGAACAATCACCGAGTATAGAGAGTGCTGGCGTAACCATGCCATGTTGACTGGTGGCTCTGCTGTTGATGGTTGTGGAGAGTTCACTCCGAAAGGTGATCAAGGTACTAAAGAAGCTTTCATCTGTGAAGCTTGTGGCTGTCATAGAAATTTTCATAGAAAGCAGTTGATCAAGAATGGTATGATCATTCTTGATACTCACCTTTCACCTCCTCCATGTAGACTATATAGTGCTTCTATGTGGGTAGAAAAGAATGCTTCAGGGTTTCATCCATTGTCTTCCCTTCCACTCACTTCACCTCCTCCGCCCTGTTATCTACGTGACTCAGTCAGTGATCAAGAGTCTCTGGTCTCAgtacctcctcctcctccttatCTACGCAAGTCTGAGAAGAAAATGAAGGCAAGAAAAGGGCCTAAAAGAGGCACCTTAATGCACAACAGGAAATGA